The genomic DNA GTCGCCGATGTCGAGGTAGTCGGCCAACGGCGGGCTGCGCAGTTCCATCGTGCTGCTGATGCCGTAATCGCCGAGTGCCGAGGCTTCGAGATAGCCGCGCACGGTGTCGGCACCGCCTGCGGAGAACTGCTCGTTGGAGATCAGCGGCTGGTCGGTCAGCTGGCCGCCGAGCTTGATGTAGCCCTGCAGCGACGCCGGCAGGCCGAAGGTCTGGGCGAAGCTGCCACGCAGCCAGAACTGCTGGCCGCGGGCGCCGAAGCGGTTGAGATCGAACTCGTCGCTGCGGCTGCCGAGCTGACCGGAGTTGAAGCTCAAGCTCAGATCGAGCTGGGCGATGTATTCGTTCTGACGCAGGATCGAGCTGTACGCCGCGGTCAGCGGGTAGTAGGTGATCGGCGTCGGAATCTCGCCGCCGCCGAGCACCGTGGTGTTCTTGAAGTGCTTGTAGTCGACGCCGACCGACAGCGACTGATAAAGCTCCTCGGTCCCCGGCAAGGTCCAGATGCCGCGCACGCCCAGCGTCTGGCCGCGGCCGAGCACGTTGATGCCGCCAACCGTGGCGATGTTGGAATCCGAGATCAGGCCGTTGACCAGCAGGTTGAACGGGCTGGCTCCGAAGCGCGCCAGATACGAGCCGAAGAAAACCTTGGCGTCGTCGGTATTCTCCGGCGCGGTCTGTACCGATGCGCTGAGCGAATGGCCGCGCTGGAACAGGTTGTCGTAGGACAGGCTGGCGACCGCGCGCAGATTGCTGGTGTCCTGGCTGCGGCGGTTGTTCAGTTCCAGCGAACCGTGCAGCGGCAGATCGTCATCGACGACCAGATCGACATCGACGGTGTTCGGCGTGGCGCCGGCCTTCAGCGACGGCGTGACCCGGCGATCGGCCTGCTGATTGAGCGCTGCGATATCGCTGCTGACCTTGTTGAAATCCGGCACCGTGCCTTCGGCCAGCGCCGGCGCTTCGGCCTTGATCTGATCCAGCGAGTGGTATTCCGAGCCGACGACATTGAGCCTGCCGACTCGGCTTTCGGTGACTTCCAGCACGATCACGCCATCGCGCACGGTCTGCTTGGGAATCGCCACCGACACGGTCTTGTAGCCGCGATCGCGGTAATGGCGTTCCAGCGCCTCGCGGGCATGGTCGACATCGTCCGGCGTGCGATCAAGACCGAGAAACGGCTCCAAGGTCTTGATGATCTCGACATCGCTCAACACGCTGTTGCCGTCGACCGCGAACTCCCAGATGTCCAGTGCCGGCGGTGCCGTGACTGGCGCAGCGGGCGGGGTGGTCGGCTTCGGCGCCACGGGAGCCGCCGGCGGCGCAGCGTCCTGTGCACCGGCCGCCGAGGGCAGCAGCGCCCACGCGCTCAGCGTCGCTGAACCCAGCAATCTGACGAGCCTCAGGTTCAACGAACGAAATCCCCTGACAAACGAAAGCCGGCAACGGAAGTGCCAGCGCGCGAAAACGGAACGAGCAACGGGAAACCTTGATGGGAAGCCGATGGCTGTCTTGACTCCCGCATCTGCAATCACCGGGGCGATTGCTCGAGCAGCCGTCCCGACTTGATCCGGGCGCCGCAAGGCGCTCATCCGGCACTCGGGTACGGCCACGGTTTCCGAGCGGCAAGTGTCAACGACCAACGTTGCAGATTCGTGAAGTCGGCGTGCATGGCACGTCCACGCGTGTCGAGGTCTCGCCGTGGCCGGACAGTCTTCTATTCGCAATGGCCGCGTCACATCGGCCTGGTAATTTTCACGAATTACTGATGGATGCCGGCCTGCAGCCAGCACGGTAGCCGGCGTCGATGCCGGACTTCCGCGGCTCACAGAGCTTGCAACACGGGGATGACGCGCTCGAGACACCGACAAGGTGCCGGCGCGGTGCAGCGGCCATTTCGGCTGCAGTCAAGGGAACGTGGGCGGGAACTTCGGGCGGACATGAAACAAGAGCGCGGCAGACGGCGGCTGAAACTGCTTGACCGTTACATCGGTATTCCCGTGGTCGTGCTGCTCGGCGTGCTGCTGGCCCTGGGTCGGCGCTTCGGACGCCAGCGGGCCGTGATCCGCGACCCGCGCCGGCCGTTGATCGGCATCCTCGCGACGGGTGCGATCGGCGACACGGTGATCGCCAGCGGCATGATCCGCGACCTGCGCGCGGCGCATCCCGAAGCGCGCATCCTGATCTTCACGACGGCTTCCAATGCCTCGGTCGCCGACATGATTCCGGCGATCGACGAGCACATTCCGCTGCGCATCCTGCGTCCCTGGAAAGCGGTGGCGACGCTGCGCAGCCAGCCGCTCGACTGGCTGATCGACATTGGCCCCTGGCCGCGTATCAACGCCCTGCTCGCCGGCCTGTCGCGCAGCGCGGCGACGGTCGGCTTCAAGACCCCGGGCCAGCATCGTCACTACGTCTACGACCACGTGGTGCCGTTGCGCTACGACTGCCATCAGCTGGCCAACTACGGCGCGCTGCTGAAGCCGCTTGCAGTGCCATCCGGCCATGCTCCGGCCGTGGTGTTCGATGAAGTGGTGTCGGCGCTGGTGGCACCGCAGCCCTATGCCGTGTTCCACGCCTGGCCGGGCGGCTACAAGGCCGAGCTGAAGCAGTGGCCGGCGATCCGCTGGGTGGCGCTGGCGCAGCGAGTTCACGCCCTGGGCTACGGCATCGTGCTGACCGGTGGCGATGCCGATGTCGAAGACACGACCGAGCTGGCCGCCGCGATCCGCGTGGCCGGCGTGCCGGTCGACAATCGCGCCGGTGTCTGCGCGCTGCCGCAGACGGTGTCGCTGCTGAAGCGCGCCGCCATCGTGGTCAGCGTCGATACCGCCGTGCTGCATCTGGCCGCCGCGGTCGGCGTGCCGGTGATCGGCCTGCATGGCCCCAGCTCCTCGCTGCGCTGGGGCGGCGTCGGCCCACAGGTGCTGAGCATCGATGCGATCGGCACCGACTGCGGCTACCTGAACCTCGGCTTCGAGCATCCTTCGCAGCCGCCGGATTGCATGCAGCGCATCGGCGTTGGCCGGGTCTATGCGGCGGTCGTGAAGCTGCTCGATCAGCCTCACGCGAAGCCTGCCGAGCGAGTGGCCAGCCGGATGCTGCGTTGGGAGCGGCAGGGCTGATTGCCTAGCGCTTACCGAGCAGGTCGCAGCGGAAATCCATCCGCCGCTGGCAGGCTCGCGACACCAGTACGGCGGCAATCACGGTACCGGCGGAATAAGCCGCCACCGCACCCCAGGCACCGGCAATCGGAATGATCGCCAGGGCCGCCACCAGTGCGGCGACATTGCCGACGAGATAGGCGCGCAGGTTCTCGGTTTCAAGGCCGGCGGCGCTGAGGATCATGCCGCCGTTGCCGAATGCCAGCCGCAGCAGCTGGCCCAGTCCGAGCGCGACGAAGAACGGCCGCGCCAGTGCTGCCGTCGGACCGGCAATTGCCGTCAGCCATGACGCCGGTAGCACCGCCGCAATCGCCACCAGCGCGGCCACCAGCCACCAGGAGCGCCGCACCGCGCGCCGGAACGCGGCTTCCAGTTCGGCGCTGATCCGCCCTGCCTCGCGGAACTCGGCCACGGCATGTTTCAACGCCGACTGGCCGACCAGGCCGACCGGCACGATCAGCCAGGTCGCGAAGCGCTTGGCCAGGCCGTAGATGCCGAGCGTGTAAGCCGGTGCCAGTGCCGCGAGCAGCCAGACATCGATGCTGACCACAGTCAGCTGCGCGATCTGGGTGACGGTGATGCTGCGGCCACGGCGCAGCATCTCGGCGATCACGTCCTTGTGACGCAGCGCGGTCGCCGGTGTTCGCTGGCGCAAGGCCGGCAGCAGGAAGACGAGGCCGATGAGCACGCCCAGCCATTGCGCGATCGCGAAGCCGGCGAGCAGGTCGCGCGCATCGAGCTTCAGGCCCAGCAATAGCGCCAGCACCAGCAGCGGCAGCAGCCAGAGGCTGGCGACGAAGCCATTGCCGCGGCCGCTGAAGTAATTGGCCAGCGCCACGCCGACCTCGATGCGGATCAGCTCGGCGATCACCCGATACAGGCTCATGCCGGCGATCGCCGCCGTGATCAGCCATAGCCAGGCCGGATCGGCGTAGCGGCTGTGTGGAAACAGCTGCTGGGCGAGTGCCATTACCAGCAGTTCGAGCAGCAGCCAGCCGCCGATCAGGCTCGCGGCAGCGCTCAGCATCGTGCTGACGGTGGCCGGCCGTTCGCGGCTGCCGATCGCGAACACCGAGATGTGGCTGCCGAAGATCGCCAGCAGGTTCAGCGCGAAGACCAGCGATTCGGCGAACACGAAATCGCCGTAGACCGCAGGCCCGAGCGTCCGCACCGCAAGCACATGGGCGCCGGCCACCGCGATGACGCTGCCGACCCTGGCCAGGCCCGCATGGCCGAGCGCGCGGTCGAGTTGCCGTTGGGCCTTGCTGGTGGCTTCAGCCACCGGCAGCGACGGCGGGCGCCATCAGCGGAAAGCTCAGCGCTGCACGGCCGCTGCCGCGTGCGAGATCCGGCGGGCGATTGAAGAAGATGCTGCCGGGATCGAGCGTCGCCGCGAAGTCGAACAGCCGACCACGGCCGCCGTGGCGAGCATCGATGAACGAGATGTTGCGCGTGCCCGCTTCAGCGCGAATCGCCGCGCCCTGCTTGCCGTTGTACTGGAAGTAGCAGGCGATGAACGAGACATCGCTGAGCCAGCCGCCGGCACCACCGAGGCCGAGGCAGGGCGGGTTCATGCCGCGCGGCTGGACGAAATTGCAGCTGATGAAGCTGCAGCGCTCGGCAGCATCGACCGCAACCACGGGCACCCGCAGATCGTCATGCGCCGGCCGCTCGAACTGGCAGCCGAGCACGGTCAGCCCGGCGACCCGGCGGCGATCGCGCGGACCGGTCGACGTGCCATCGACCCGGCCGGCCAGGCGCAGCTGGGCGCCGAGGTTCTTGTTGAAGCAGCTGTCGATGATTCTTGCATCGGCGCAGGCGCGGCTGTTGGCGGCCAGCAGCACACCGCCGCCGCTGGCCTTGCCCTTGTCGAAGCTGCCGTTGCCGATCGCGATCACGCCGCGCAGCGAGCACAGAAAGCCGCCGTCGATCTCGACACCCCAATCGCTGCAGCCGCTGACCACGACACTTTCGAGCGTGACATTGCCGACGTTGACGAACCTGAAGCCGGAGCCGGGCTGGCGGCGGCCATCGACGGTGATGCCGGAAATCGACAGGCCGTGGACGCGGACCTTGTCATCGCGTATCGCGTGCAGCAGTGCATCGCCCTTGAAGTCGTCGCTCTTGAACAGCACGCTGCCGAGCAGCGATTCACTGCGCAGGCTTTCGCCGATGATCGCCAGGCCGGATTTCTCGATGGCGATCGGCCGGCTGATCCGGTAGCGGCCACGCGGAATCAGTAGGCAGCCACCGGCCGCGCGATCGACGGCGGTCTGCAGCGCGCGGGTGGAATCCTTGACTCCAGTCGGATCGGCATCGAAATCGTCGAGCGACAGGCCATAGCCGCGGACCGATTTCTGCGGCAGCGCATTACTGGTTTCGACGCTGTCGTCGCTGCCATCAGCGTCGCCTTCGTCGACTGGCTCTTCGGCCTCGGCACGGTCGCGCTTGCCGGCGGCGCGCGCCAGCGCCGGCGCGGCCATTCCGGCGGCGAACAGGAACTGGCGGCGATCCCAGAGCGCGTGATCAGACATTGGGTTGCCACTCGGCGATGGGATGTTCCAGAACGTCGCAGTAAGCCGCCCAGGTGCGGTCGAGCATTTCGTCGGCACCGAAATGCTGGCGCACCATGGCCTGCGCACGCGCACCGGCCGACTGCCTTGAAGCCGCTGTCCGGAACGCCAGCAGCCGGTCGACAGCTTCGGCAGCGTCGCCGAGCGCGTAGCCGCAGTCGTCTAGGCCGTGAGCCAGAATTTCGTCGTGGCCGGGCACCCGGCTCAGCACTGTCGGCAGGCTGGCCGCCATCGCTTCGAGCACCGCATACGGCAGGCCTTCCCAGCGCGAGCAGGACAGGAAGATGTCGTGCGCCGGCAGCTGTTCACGCAGTCCCGGCACGGCGCCGTGCACGTGGACGAAACGATCGTGGCCGGCCGCGCGTAGCGCGCTTGCGAAGGCTGCACGGCCGTCGCCGTCGCCATAGAC from Nevskia ramosa DSM 11499 includes the following:
- a CDS encoding glycosyl hydrolase family 28-related protein → MSDHALWDRRQFLFAAGMAAPALARAAGKRDRAEAEEPVDEGDADGSDDSVETSNALPQKSVRGYGLSLDDFDADPTGVKDSTRALQTAVDRAAGGCLLIPRGRYRISRPIAIEKSGLAIIGESLRSESLLGSVLFKSDDFKGDALLHAIRDDKVRVHGLSISGITVDGRRQPGSGFRFVNVGNVTLESVVVSGCSDWGVEIDGGFLCSLRGVIAIGNGSFDKGKASGGGVLLAANSRACADARIIDSCFNKNLGAQLRLAGRVDGTSTGPRDRRRVAGLTVLGCQFERPAHDDLRVPVVAVDAAERCSFISCNFVQPRGMNPPCLGLGGAGGWLSDVSFIACYFQYNGKQGAAIRAEAGTRNISFIDARHGGRGRLFDFAATLDPGSIFFNRPPDLARGSGRAALSFPLMAPAVAAGG
- a CDS encoding lipopolysaccharide biosynthesis protein; translated protein: MAEATSKAQRQLDRALGHAGLARVGSVIAVAGAHVLAVRTLGPAVYGDFVFAESLVFALNLLAIFGSHISVFAIGSRERPATVSTMLSAAASLIGGWLLLELLVMALAQQLFPHSRYADPAWLWLITAAIAGMSLYRVIAELIRIEVGVALANYFSGRGNGFVASLWLLPLLVLALLLGLKLDARDLLAGFAIAQWLGVLIGLVFLLPALRQRTPATALRHKDVIAEMLRRGRSITVTQIAQLTVVSIDVWLLAALAPAYTLGIYGLAKRFATWLIVPVGLVGQSALKHAVAEFREAGRISAELEAAFRRAVRRSWWLVAALVAIAAVLPASWLTAIAGPTAALARPFFVALGLGQLLRLAFGNGGMILSAAGLETENLRAYLVGNVAALVAALAIIPIAGAWGAVAAYSAGTVIAAVLVSRACQRRMDFRCDLLGKR
- a CDS encoding ShlB/FhaC/HecB family hemolysin secretion/activation protein; protein product: MLGSATLSAWALLPSAAGAQDAAPPAAPVAPKPTTPPAAPVTAPPALDIWEFAVDGNSVLSDVEIIKTLEPFLGLDRTPDDVDHAREALERHYRDRGYKTVSVAIPKQTVRDGVIVLEVTESRVGRLNVVGSEYHSLDQIKAEAPALAEGTVPDFNKVSSDIAALNQQADRRVTPSLKAGATPNTVDVDLVVDDDLPLHGSLELNNRRSQDTSNLRAVASLSYDNLFQRGHSLSASVQTAPENTDDAKVFFGSYLARFGASPFNLLVNGLISDSNIATVGGINVLGRGQTLGVRGIWTLPGTEELYQSLSVGVDYKHFKNTTVLGGGEIPTPITYYPLTAAYSSILRQNEYIAQLDLSLSFNSGQLGSRSDEFDLNRFGARGQQFWLRGSFAQTFGLPASLQGYIKLGGQLTDQPLISNEQFSAGGADTVRGYLEASALGDYGISSTMELRSPPLADYLDIGDSFRPVETLRAYAFADSAVLRVRQPIADTPSDLRLASFGFGFDFRLLGHLSGSVDWANPINSIATTRAGNSRVLFRVLGSF
- a CDS encoding glycosyltransferase family 9 protein; translation: MKQERGRRRLKLLDRYIGIPVVVLLGVLLALGRRFGRQRAVIRDPRRPLIGILATGAIGDTVIASGMIRDLRAAHPEARILIFTTASNASVADMIPAIDEHIPLRILRPWKAVATLRSQPLDWLIDIGPWPRINALLAGLSRSAATVGFKTPGQHRHYVYDHVVPLRYDCHQLANYGALLKPLAVPSGHAPAVVFDEVVSALVAPQPYAVFHAWPGGYKAELKQWPAIRWVALAQRVHALGYGIVLTGGDADVEDTTELAAAIRVAGVPVDNRAGVCALPQTVSLLKRAAIVVSVDTAVLHLAAAVGVPVIGLHGPSSSLRWGGVGPQVLSIDAIGTDCGYLNLGFEHPSQPPDCMQRIGVGRVYAAVVKLLDQPHAKPAERVASRMLRWERQG